From bacterium, one genomic window encodes:
- a CDS encoding metal ABC transporter permease encodes MDLSGFELYGFLKYSFVQKSLLIAMLVGLSCSLVGVFVILRGLSFMGVGIANAAFAGVALGFILNISPIALALIISLCTALLIGHISKRAELKLDASIGIFFAFTMAIGFFLMGVLPEQAEELRHYIFGTLILPSAFEIQLLIVTTIIVILVILLFFKEFYFITYNQDLADASGLPATFLFYFLLCLVAGTIVSSLKAVGELLVVAMIIIPAASACQLTYNIRKAVILSAIFGVTSSFLGIWISYYLNLNKGLNVPTGAVMVIIAGLIFLLTVSLSPKRGKGGYL; translated from the coding sequence ATGGACCTGTCTGGATTTGAACTATATGGATTTCTAAAATATAGTTTTGTGCAAAAATCTTTACTGATTGCAATGTTGGTAGGATTAAGCTGTTCTCTGGTTGGGGTATTTGTTATTTTGCGAGGGCTTTCTTTTATGGGAGTAGGGATTGCCAATGCGGCTTTTGCAGGTGTTGCTCTTGGATTCATTCTGAACATCAGCCCAATTGCACTGGCACTTATCATCAGCCTTTGCACGGCATTACTCATTGGACATATTAGCAAACGAGCAGAACTAAAATTAGATGCCTCCATCGGTATTTTCTTTGCTTTTACTATGGCCATTGGCTTTTTTTTGATGGGTGTTTTACCTGAGCAAGCAGAAGAATTACGCCATTATATCTTTGGCACGCTTATTCTTCCATCTGCTTTTGAAATTCAATTACTTATCGTCACGACGATAATTGTCATTCTTGTTATTCTCCTATTTTTTAAAGAATTTTATTTTATTACTTATAATCAGGATTTAGCTGATGCCTCTGGTCTTCCGGCTACTTTCCTCTTCTATTTTCTCCTTTGTTTAGTCGCCGGCACAATTGTTTCTTCTTTAAAGGCAGTTGGGGAGTTATTAGTTGTGGCAATGATTATTATCCCGGCAGCCTCTGCCTGTCAGCTGACCTATAATATTCGCAAAGCCGTTATTTTATCGGCTATATTTGGTGTTACCTCATCATTTCTGGGTATCTGGATTTCATATTATCTTAATCTAAACAAGGGACTAAACGTGCCAACAGGTGCGGTGATGGTTATTATTGCTGGACTTATCTTTTTATTAACCGTCAGCCTCTCTCCTAAAAGGGGTAAAGGTGGGTATTTATAA